A DNA window from Microcystis aeruginosa NIES-843 contains the following coding sequences:
- a CDS encoding cation:proton antiporter: MNTLTIAWISLPFLIGFIIYLLPRLDKYLALAAILSSGHSFLLLGQSAPITLNLLDNYGVKLVADQLSAYFILTNALVTMAVIFYNWESSKTAFFYAQAIILHGSINSVFVCEDFISVYVALEVISIAAFLVIAYPRSDRSLWVALRYLFISNVAMLFYLIGAVLVYKANNSFAFAGLKDAPPEALALIFMGLLVKGGIFVSGLWLPMTHSESETSVSALMSGVVVKAGIFPLLRCALILEDLDGLIRLFGVLTAIFGVPYMIFEKDSKRMLAFSTIVQLGFILAAPPVSGFYTLTHGLVKSSLFLLVGVLPSRNFKELQQQSLPNSLWIAIVIASFSISGFPLLSGFGAKALTMKNLLPWQEIMINLVAVGTAISFAKFIFLPHAGGESKQKLTIGFWTAIILLLAALFLSNAVYVEAYNLPNIIKALAVIGAGWWLYLGVFKKLSIKLSRAWEQFDNLVGMMSIMLVLLFWMVFA; the protein is encoded by the coding sequence ATGAATACTTTAACGATCGCTTGGATAAGTTTACCCTTTTTGATCGGCTTTATCATCTATTTATTGCCGCGATTAGACAAATATCTTGCTCTCGCCGCCATATTATCCTCTGGCCATTCCTTCCTTCTATTAGGCCAATCCGCCCCCATAACCCTCAACCTACTGGATAATTATGGCGTGAAACTGGTAGCCGATCAGTTAAGTGCCTATTTTATCCTCACCAATGCCCTGGTGACCATGGCGGTGATCTTTTATAATTGGGAAAGTAGCAAAACCGCCTTTTTTTACGCCCAAGCTATCATTCTCCACGGCAGCATTAATTCTGTCTTCGTCTGTGAAGATTTTATTAGCGTTTACGTTGCCTTAGAAGTAATTAGTATTGCCGCTTTTCTGGTGATTGCCTATCCTCGCAGCGATCGCTCTCTCTGGGTTGCCCTGCGTTATCTGTTTATCAGCAATGTGGCGATGTTATTTTACCTTATTGGCGCAGTTTTAGTCTATAAAGCCAATAATTCCTTTGCTTTTGCTGGTTTAAAGGACGCACCTCCCGAAGCCTTGGCTTTAATCTTCATGGGATTATTAGTCAAAGGGGGAATCTTTGTCTCGGGATTATGGCTACCGATGACACACTCGGAATCGGAAACCTCTGTCTCGGCGCTGATGTCAGGGGTGGTGGTAAAAGCGGGCATTTTTCCCCTCCTGCGCTGTGCTTTAATCCTAGAGGATTTGGATGGACTAATTCGGCTTTTCGGGGTGCTAACGGCGATTTTTGGTGTACCCTATATGATTTTTGAAAAGGATAGCAAGCGGATGTTAGCCTTTAGCACGATCGTGCAGCTGGGTTTTATTTTGGCTGCCCCACCGGTGAGCGGTTTTTATACCCTTACCCACGGATTAGTTAAATCTTCCCTATTTCTGTTAGTGGGAGTTTTACCCAGTCGCAATTTTAAAGAATTACAGCAACAATCGCTCCCTAATTCCCTCTGGATTGCTATTGTTATCGCCAGTTTTTCCATCTCTGGATTCCCCTTATTATCCGGTTTTGGGGCGAAAGCGTTAACGATGAAAAATTTATTACCTTGGCAAGAGATTATGATCAATCTTGTGGCGGTGGGGACGGCGATTTCCTTTGCTAAATTTATCTTTTTACCCCACGCAGGTGGCGAAAGCAAACAGAAGCTAACTATCGGTTTCTGGACAGCAATAATTCTGCTCCTTGCCGCCCTATTTTTATCCAATGCCGTCTATGTTGAAGCTTATAATCTACCCAATATTATCAAAGCTTTAGCTGTCATCGGTGCCGGGTGGTGGTTATATCTGGGAGTTTTCAAAAAGTTATCCATAAAATTATCGCGAGCCTGGGAACAATTTGATAATCTCGTCGGTATGATGAGTATAATGTTAGTTCTATTATTTTGGATGGTATTCGCATGA
- a CDS encoding Na(+)/H(+) antiporter subunit B: MKWIYTLAAIAFAVKMVIIPNTASSVSSLEIVKSLVDDGGVPNAVSVVIFRNRLYDTIYEVVVFTIAIMGANFLLATEKPASKIHQFTDQPSIILARLGSTIAALVGIELAIRGHLSPGGGFAAGVAGGTAIGLIAIISSPEWMQAIYRRWQAATWEKISVLVFIVLAAITLSGFELPHGELGALFSGGILPILNILVAVKVALGSWAVILVFIRYRGLL; encoded by the coding sequence ATGAAATGGATTTACACTCTAGCCGCCATTGCCTTCGCTGTCAAAATGGTAATTATTCCCAATACTGCTTCCTCTGTATCATCCTTAGAAATTGTTAAATCCCTGGTGGACGACGGCGGTGTTCCTAATGCGGTTTCGGTGGTTATTTTTCGTAATCGTCTCTACGACACCATCTATGAAGTGGTTGTTTTTACCATTGCCATTATGGGGGCGAATTTTCTTCTAGCCACCGAAAAACCCGCCAGTAAAATCCATCAATTTACCGACCAACCTTCAATTATTTTAGCCCGTTTGGGGTCAACAATTGCCGCTTTAGTGGGCATTGAATTAGCTATCCGCGGCCATTTAAGTCCGGGGGGAGGTTTTGCCGCCGGAGTCGCCGGAGGTACGGCAATTGGTTTAATAGCAATTATCTCGTCTCCCGAATGGATGCAAGCAATTTATCGCCGTTGGCAAGCGGCAACATGGGAGAAAATTTCCGTCTTAGTTTTTATTGTTTTAGCCGCCATTACTCTCTCAGGATTTGAGTTACCCCACGGGGAATTAGGGGCGCTATTTAGTGGTGGTATTTTACCGATACTAAATATTTTAGTCGCCGTTAAAGTAGCTTTAGGTTCCTGGGCAGTAATCCTCGTTTTTATCCGCTATCGCGGTTTATTGTGA
- a CDS encoding NADH-quinone oxidoreductase subunit K: protein MTIPLLELFVFATVLCGFLGTFLKKNLIMKIIAMDVMSTGVIAYYVVISSRDGLFTPILGTVKQQNYADPVPQAVILTAIVIGFSIQALMLVGVMKLAKDNPTLDSSEIEKNNTP, encoded by the coding sequence GTGACGATTCCCCTGCTAGAGTTGTTTGTATTCGCCACCGTTTTGTGCGGATTTTTAGGAACATTCCTGAAAAAAAACTTAATCATGAAGATTATCGCCATGGATGTCATGAGTACGGGCGTTATCGCCTACTATGTGGTGATTTCTTCCCGTGACGGTTTATTTACTCCCATCCTCGGTACAGTTAAACAGCAAAATTACGCCGATCCTGTACCCCAAGCAGTGATTTTAACAGCGATCGTCATCGGTTTTTCCATTCAGGCGTTAATGCTGGTGGGAGTGATGAAATTAGCCAAAGATAACCCCACCCTCGACAGCAGCGAGATAGAAAAAAATAACACACCATGA
- a CDS encoding DEAD/DEAH box helicase, whose product MVNVIRGSSAKPVSSQRLAKYFEERTDIEGTLYIGYPIIGTPQGGYQIDALLVSRQQGVIIFNIDEGKNYDLDIEGTQDESITKLEAKLLSYKELVQKRKLMVSISVATYAPIWNNYPEAINREEYPVLIKDEDLDNFIKKCQGNDSEYFEKVNSVIQAVTTIRKKDARSYVVKRDSRGAKLKKLEDSIANLDETQNKAVLETTKGVQRIRGLAGSGKTIVLALKVAYLHATHPDWNIAVTFYTRSLKDQYKDLITRFSYEHKNSEPDWEKVKIIHAWGSPKIEGIYYELCKRHNIEYLGFSQADNLTYSHEEPFDFACQKAFREIKKFHQYYDLILIDEAQDFPQDFLRLCYEILKDDKRLVYAYDELQSLNSKVMHSPEVIFGNDNHGNPRVKLENLPSEPQQDVVLNTCYRNSRPILSSAHALGFGVYYPQGLIQMFDNRQLWQDIGYEVEEGELKSGEFVKLIRTPKTSPKFLEEHSSIDDIINFKSFDNNQEQFEWLVEQIAKNLKEDELRCQDIMVIHPIPKNARNVFGKAREMLFTKNINSHLAGSTSSPDEFFQENSIAFTQIYRAKGNEAAMVYFINAQECLSGSQIASNRNILFTAMTRSKAWLRVIGYGANMQALEREFQEIKSRNFALEFTYPTPEELQQMKKVYRDTLNTKRYKNDREKQELIAKLKSIEFSSDEKNEIIKIFQE is encoded by the coding sequence ATGGTTAACGTTATTCGCGGTTCTTCAGCTAAACCTGTATCTTCTCAAAGATTAGCTAAATATTTTGAGGAAAGAACAGATATAGAGGGAACATTGTATATCGGCTATCCTATTATTGGAACTCCCCAAGGAGGATATCAAATTGATGCTCTATTAGTCTCTCGTCAGCAAGGGGTTATTATTTTTAATATTGATGAGGGAAAAAATTATGATTTGGATATTGAAGGCACTCAAGACGAGAGCATAACCAAGTTAGAAGCAAAACTGCTGTCTTATAAAGAGCTTGTTCAAAAAAGAAAGCTAATGGTTAGCATTTCTGTAGCCACCTATGCACCGATTTGGAATAATTATCCAGAAGCAATTAACCGAGAGGAATATCCTGTTCTTATTAAAGATGAAGATCTTGATAATTTTATCAAGAAATGTCAAGGCAATGATTCTGAATATTTCGAGAAAGTCAACTCAGTTATACAAGCTGTTACAACCATTAGAAAAAAAGACGCTCGCAGTTATGTTGTTAAACGAGATTCTAGGGGAGCAAAGTTAAAAAAATTAGAAGATTCTATCGCTAATCTTGATGAAACTCAAAATAAGGCTGTTTTAGAAACCACTAAAGGTGTACAAAGAATTAGAGGTTTAGCAGGTTCGGGAAAAACAATTGTCTTAGCGCTGAAAGTAGCTTATCTTCATGCAACTCATCCCGATTGGAATATTGCTGTTACCTTCTATACACGCTCGTTAAAGGATCAATACAAAGATTTAATTACTCGGTTTAGTTATGAGCATAAAAATTCCGAACCAGACTGGGAAAAAGTAAAAATTATTCATGCGTGGGGAAGTCCTAAGATAGAAGGAATTTATTATGAGCTATGTAAACGACATAATATTGAATATTTAGGTTTTAGTCAAGCAGACAACCTAACATATTCGCATGAAGAACCTTTTGACTTTGCCTGTCAAAAAGCCTTCCGAGAGATTAAAAAATTTCATCAATATTATGATCTTATTTTAATTGATGAAGCTCAAGATTTTCCTCAAGACTTCTTAAGACTCTGCTATGAAATCTTGAAAGATGATAAACGTTTAGTTTATGCCTATGATGAGTTGCAAAGCTTAAATAGTAAAGTCATGCATTCTCCCGAAGTTATTTTTGGAAATGATAATCATGGTAATCCTAGAGTTAAATTGGAGAATTTACCCAGCGAACCCCAACAAGATGTGGTTTTAAATACTTGTTACAGAAATTCTCGTCCTATTCTGTCCTCTGCTCATGCTCTAGGTTTTGGAGTTTATTATCCACAGGGACTAATTCAAATGTTTGATAATCGTCAATTATGGCAAGATATTGGTTATGAGGTTGAAGAAGGAGAATTAAAATCAGGAGAATTTGTTAAACTGATTAGAACCCCCAAAACCAGTCCTAAATTCCTTGAAGAACATTCTTCTATCGATGATATTATCAACTTTAAATCTTTCGATAACAATCAGGAGCAATTTGAATGGCTAGTGGAACAAATTGCCAAGAATCTCAAGGAAGATGAATTAAGATGCCAAGATATTATGGTTATCCATCCAATACCTAAAAATGCTCGCAACGTTTTTGGAAAAGCTAGAGAAATGTTATTTACAAAAAATATTAATTCTCATTTAGCAGGCAGCACATCTTCTCCCGATGAGTTTTTTCAAGAAAACTCGATTGCTTTTACACAGATTTATCGTGCAAAAGGCAATGAAGCGGCAATGGTTTATTTCATTAACGCTCAAGAATGTTTATCTGGTTCACAAATTGCTAGTAACCGCAATATTTTATTTACAGCGATGACTAGAAGTAAAGCTTGGTTAAGAGTTATTGGTTATGGAGCAAATATGCAAGCTTTAGAGAGGGAATTTCAGGAAATTAAATCGAGAAATTTTGCTCTTGAGTTTACCTATCCAACCCCCGAAGAACTTCAACAAATGAAGAAGGTTTATCGAGATACTCTTAATACCAAGAGATATAAAAATGACAGGGAAAAGCAAGAATTAATTGCCAAGTTAAAAAGTATAGAATTTTCATCAGATGAAAAAAACGAAATTATCAAAATATTCCAAGAATAG
- a CDS encoding monovalent cation/H(+) antiporter subunit G, whose amino-acid sequence MIDIFSYICIAIGVFFWFWGTAHLLDKRSVLYKLHGLSVADTLGSMAIIFGLLLKVPQNWPLLLLAIISLAIWNTMLGYVLAYTSSDRE is encoded by the coding sequence ATGATTGACATTTTCAGTTATATCTGCATCGCTATCGGAGTTTTTTTCTGGTTTTGGGGAACGGCGCATCTTTTAGACAAGCGCTCGGTATTATATAAATTACACGGTCTATCTGTCGCTGATACTTTGGGTTCCATGGCGATTATTTTCGGGCTACTTTTGAAAGTTCCCCAAAATTGGCCTTTATTATTATTGGCAATAATTTCCCTAGCAATTTGGAACACCATGTTAGGCTACGTTTTAGCTTATACTTCTAGCGATCGAGAGTAA
- a CDS encoding DUF4040 domain-containing protein, whose amino-acid sequence MNESYLYVIVALLPLTAAMVMLQSNPYQALVIRGVLGAIAALVYALLGAADVSLTEALMGTMLAVTLYAVAIRSSLVMRLGVIAEETDTVLEQLKTQLQTVLSKRFMRLELVAYSDRQALQQALMDKDIHAVCIRQDNPETIPYETTIRLPYLYDIFKNELTAANTILTCIETPKLEEKH is encoded by the coding sequence ATGAATGAAAGTTATCTCTATGTTATTGTTGCCCTCTTGCCTTTAACTGCGGCGATGGTGATGTTACAATCTAATCCCTACCAAGCTCTAGTAATTCGCGGGGTTTTAGGGGCAATAGCAGCCTTAGTCTATGCTTTATTAGGGGCAGCAGATGTATCTTTAACCGAAGCTTTGATGGGAACCATGTTAGCCGTAACTCTCTACGCGGTGGCGATTCGTTCCTCTTTAGTGATGCGTTTAGGAGTAATTGCCGAGGAAACCGATACGGTTTTAGAACAGTTAAAAACTCAACTACAAACGGTTTTAAGTAAACGTTTTATGCGTTTAGAATTAGTTGCCTACAGTGACAGGCAAGCTTTGCAACAGGCACTTATGGATAAGGATATTCATGCCGTCTGTATCCGTCAAGACAATCCAGAAACCATCCCCTACGAAACCACAATTAGATTACCCTATCTCTACGATATTTTTAAAAATGAATTAACGGCAGCCAACACGATTTTAACCTGTATTGAAACCCCAAAATTAGAGGAGAAACACTAA
- a CDS encoding Na+/H+ antiporter subunit E, translated as MIGHIILRLTMWFLLTANFTPANIMIGVAIAFLLPRNFASSETLGDWLKVIIKVFMAIPQAYKEAFEIIFRPHKEEEIIFERISGKRSPRLAFWDIFLITFTPKTIVTEYKENEGYEVHVIKRSSQG; from the coding sequence ATGATCGGACATATAATTCTGCGTTTAACTATGTGGTTTTTGCTCACCGCTAATTTCACCCCTGCTAATATTATGATCGGGGTTGCTATTGCTTTTCTTTTGCCCCGTAATTTCGCCTCTAGCGAAACTTTAGGCGATTGGTTAAAGGTAATAATTAAAGTCTTTATGGCTATTCCCCAAGCTTATAAGGAAGCGTTTGAAATCATCTTTCGTCCCCACAAGGAAGAAGAAATTATTTTCGAGAGAATTTCGGGTAAACGTTCACCCAGATTAGCTTTTTGGGATATATTTCTCATTACCTTTACCCCGAAAACTATCGTCACCGAATACAAGGAAAATGAGGGTTATGAAGTTCATGTAATTAAACGGAGTTCCCAGGGATGA